In a genomic window of Variovorax paradoxus:
- the mutM gene encoding bifunctional DNA-formamidopyrimidine glycosylase/DNA-(apurinic or apyrimidinic site) lyase: MPELPEVEVTRRGIADRIAGARIDAVRIGKPLRWALMVAPELLVGRRVREVRRRGKYLLIDLDVGLLLLHLGMSGSLRFDAALPEPGAHDHFDLVTDRGTLRLNDPRRFGAVVYVDDEAAPWAIKLLGGLGMEPLGEAFDLDAFHAGLRKRRTAIKQVLLAGDVVVGVGNIYASEALFQAGIRPTLSAARISRPRAARLHAAVKEILARAVEKGGSTLRDFSIDGQNGYFQLEATVYGRAGEPCRVCGTPIRLLRQGQRSTYYCRVCQK, from the coding sequence ATGCCTGAGCTACCCGAAGTCGAAGTCACGCGGCGCGGAATCGCCGACCGCATCGCCGGCGCGCGCATCGATGCCGTGCGCATCGGCAAGCCGCTGCGCTGGGCGCTGATGGTGGCGCCCGAACTGCTGGTGGGCCGCCGCGTGCGCGAGGTGCGCCGGCGCGGCAAATACCTCCTGATCGATCTCGACGTGGGCCTGCTGCTGCTGCACCTGGGCATGTCGGGCAGCCTGCGCTTCGATGCCGCCCTGCCCGAGCCCGGTGCGCACGATCACTTCGATCTCGTCACCGACCGCGGCACGCTGCGGCTCAACGATCCGCGCCGCTTCGGTGCCGTGGTCTACGTCGACGACGAGGCCGCGCCCTGGGCGATCAAGCTGCTCGGCGGGCTCGGCATGGAGCCGCTGGGCGAGGCCTTCGACCTCGATGCCTTCCATGCCGGCCTGCGCAAGCGCCGCACCGCGATCAAGCAGGTGCTGCTCGCGGGCGACGTGGTGGTGGGCGTGGGCAACATCTACGCCTCGGAGGCGCTGTTCCAGGCCGGCATCCGCCCCACGCTGTCGGCCGCGCGCATCAGCCGGCCGCGTGCTGCGCGGCTGCATGCCGCGGTCAAGGAGATCCTGGCGCGCGCGGTCGAGAAGGGCGGCAGCACCCTGCGCGACTTCTCCATCGACGGCCAGAACGGCTACTTCCAGCTCGAGGCCACGGTCTACGGCCGGGCCGGCGAACCGTGCCGGGTCTGCGGCACGCCGATCCGGCTGCTGCGCCAGGG
- a CDS encoding tetratricopeptide repeat protein, which translates to MIPSPRRHRLAAAASLVLLACAAHVHAQSSDPAAPDSPAPIIERSAPPRPATPASPQPAKPPARTAPAKPATAAAAADPAPQPSALSADMFYEILMGELSARSGDPGSGYQYVLDAARRLRDGRLFQRAIEIALQSRSGDAALAAARAWQDTVPNSRDARRFELQILILLNRIGDTTELLRAEIAASPQVERPLLMAVIARNYSRATDKKLAATVVEQALTDELKNPATAGLAWATVGRLRLNAGDNAGALEAARKGQQADPASDAPPALALELIDPGQPLAEPIVTRYLAGNPKASPELRVAYSRVLVENRRYAEASSQLQSLTVARPELAEPWLLLGSLQAQARQDAAAETSLKRYLELASSQPAPAQPEAVDRNRGMTQAYLLLSQLAERRKDLTGAERWLARIDSTDDLTIAQTRRAGLLARQGKLPQARELVRGLPERTPEDKKQKFLAEVQLLRDAKQFQAAYDMLAQASAAAPDDTDLVYDQAMMAEKLDRLDEMERLLRRLMQLKPENQNAYNALGYSFADRKIRLEEARTLIQKAVQLAPEDPFIADSLGWVEFRLGNTAEAIRILEAAYKTRPDPEIGAHFGEVLWSIGQKDRAVTIWKEALLSDADNETLQETLKRLRVKP; encoded by the coding sequence ATGATTCCATCGCCCCGCCGACACCGCCTTGCGGCGGCCGCGTCACTCGTGCTCCTGGCCTGCGCCGCCCACGTCCACGCGCAGTCCTCCGACCCCGCCGCGCCGGACAGCCCGGCTCCCATCATCGAACGCAGCGCGCCGCCCAGGCCGGCGACTCCCGCGAGCCCGCAGCCCGCCAAGCCGCCCGCGCGCACGGCGCCCGCGAAGCCCGCTACGGCAGCAGCCGCGGCCGATCCCGCGCCGCAACCCTCGGCCCTGAGCGCCGACATGTTCTACGAGATCCTCATGGGCGAGCTCAGCGCGCGCTCGGGCGATCCCGGTTCGGGCTACCAGTACGTGCTCGACGCGGCACGCAGGCTGCGCGACGGCAGGCTGTTCCAGCGCGCGATCGAGATCGCGCTGCAATCGCGCTCGGGCGATGCCGCCCTCGCCGCGGCACGCGCTTGGCAGGACACGGTGCCCAACTCGCGCGACGCACGCCGCTTCGAGCTGCAGATCCTGATCCTGCTCAACCGCATCGGCGACACGACCGAGCTGCTGCGCGCCGAGATCGCGGCCAGCCCGCAGGTCGAGCGGCCGCTGCTGATGGCCGTGATCGCGCGCAACTACTCGCGCGCCACCGACAAGAAGCTCGCCGCCACGGTGGTCGAGCAGGCGCTGACCGACGAGCTCAAGAATCCCGCGACGGCGGGCCTGGCCTGGGCCACGGTGGGTCGGCTGCGCCTCAATGCCGGCGACAACGCGGGTGCGCTCGAGGCCGCGCGCAAGGGCCAGCAGGCCGATCCGGCCTCCGATGCGCCGCCAGCGCTCGCGCTCGAACTCATCGATCCGGGCCAGCCGCTGGCCGAACCGATCGTCACGCGCTACCTGGCAGGCAATCCGAAGGCCTCGCCCGAACTGCGCGTGGCCTATTCGCGCGTGCTGGTCGAGAACCGCCGCTACGCCGAGGCCTCGAGCCAGCTGCAGTCGCTGACCGTCGCGCGCCCCGAGCTCGCCGAACCCTGGCTGCTGCTCGGCAGCCTGCAGGCCCAGGCACGCCAGGACGCGGCGGCCGAAACCTCGCTCAAGCGCTACCTCGAGTTGGCCAGCAGCCAGCCGGCCCCCGCGCAGCCCGAAGCCGTCGACCGCAACCGCGGCATGACGCAGGCCTACCTGCTGCTGTCGCAACTGGCCGAGCGGCGCAAGGACCTCACCGGCGCCGAGCGCTGGCTCGCGCGCATCGACAGCACAGACGACCTGACGATCGCACAGACCCGCCGTGCCGGCCTGCTGGCCCGCCAGGGCAAGCTGCCGCAGGCACGCGAGCTCGTGCGCGGCCTGCCCGAGCGCACGCCCGAGGACAAGAAGCAGAAGTTCCTGGCCGAGGTGCAGCTGCTGCGCGACGCCAAGCAGTTCCAGGCCGCCTACGACATGCTGGCCCAGGCGTCGGCCGCCGCGCCCGACGACACCGACCTCGTCTACGACCAGGCCATGATGGCCGAGAAGCTCGACCGCCTCGACGAGATGGAGCGGCTGCTGCGCCGGCTGATGCAGCTCAAGCCCGAGAACCAGAACGCCTACAACGCCCTCGGCTACTCCTTCGCCGATCGCAAGATCCGGCTCGAGGAAGCCCGCACGCTGATCCAGAAGGCCGTGCAGCTCGCGCCCGAAGACCCGTTCATCGCCGACAGCCTGGGCTGGGTCGAGTTCAGGCTCGGCAACACGGCCGAAGCCATCCGCATCCTCGAGGCCGCCTACAAGACGCGCCCCGATCCGGAGATCGGCGCGCACTTCGGCGAAGTGCTGTGGAGCATCGGCCAGAAGGACCGCGCGGTCACGATCTGGAAGGAAGCGCTGCTGAGCGACGCCGACAACGAAACCCTGCAGGAAACGCTCAAGCGCCTGCGGGTCAAGCCTTGA
- the ispE gene encoding 4-(cytidine 5'-diphospho)-2-C-methyl-D-erythritol kinase codes for MKAIYDLPAPAKLNLFLHVTGRRDDGYHLLQSVFMLIDWCDTLHVELRGDGQLSREDLTVPLPADDLVLRAARALQTHAAPGQGAHIGVAKHVPSQAGMGGGSSDAATCLLALNRLWKLRLPLSELARIGLTLGADVPFFLSGHNAWVEGIGEKIRPIELPSARFVVVKPREGLDTRLIFSADDLQRASPVAIITGFAAVREQHDDQNPFRLGEEVFDFGHNDLQPVAQRLCPAITEAIDWLGARGLDARMTGSGSSVFARMQQEPQNAELLSGPTGWQVRQCNNLAAHPLRGWAD; via the coding sequence ATGAAGGCGATCTACGACCTTCCCGCGCCGGCCAAGCTCAATCTCTTCCTCCACGTCACCGGCCGGCGCGACGACGGCTACCACCTGCTGCAGTCGGTCTTCATGCTGATCGACTGGTGCGACACGCTCCACGTCGAGTTGCGCGGCGACGGCCAGCTGAGCCGCGAGGACCTGACCGTGCCGCTGCCGGCCGACGACCTCGTGCTGCGCGCCGCGCGCGCGCTGCAGACCCATGCGGCGCCGGGCCAGGGCGCGCACATCGGCGTCGCGAAGCACGTGCCCTCGCAGGCCGGCATGGGTGGCGGCTCGTCCGATGCCGCGACCTGCCTGCTGGCGCTCAACCGGCTCTGGAAGCTGCGGCTGCCCCTGTCGGAGCTCGCGCGCATCGGCCTGACGCTGGGCGCCGATGTGCCTTTCTTCCTCTCGGGCCACAACGCCTGGGTCGAAGGCATCGGCGAGAAAATCCGCCCGATCGAACTGCCGTCCGCACGCTTCGTGGTGGTCAAGCCACGCGAGGGACTGGATACCCGTTTAATTTTTTCTGCGGATGATCTGCAACGGGCCAGTCCTGTTGCTATAATCACGGGCTTTGCTGCAGTACGCGAACAGCACGACGATCAAAACCCCTTTCGCCTCGGCGAGGAAGTTTTCGATTTCGGCCACAACGACCTGCAGCCGGTTGCCCAGCGGCTCTGTCCCGCGATCACCGAAGCCATCGATTGGCTCGGCGCTCGAGGACTCGATGCCAGGATGACCGGCTCCGGAAGTTCGGTGTTCGCCCGAATGCAGCAGGAACCGCAGAACGCAGAACTGCTTTCGGGCCCCACGGGCTGGCAGGTTCGCCAATGCAACAATCTGGCTGCTCATCCACTCCGGGGTTGGGCAGACTGA